One window from the genome of Oceanicoccus sp. KOV_DT_Chl encodes:
- a CDS encoding MBL fold metallo-hydrolase has translation MKCAIVPVTAYQQNCSILVCEQTKKAAVVDPGGDLDKIEQALQQLGVKLEKILLTHGHMDHCAIADDIRTKYNVPIEGPHEADRFWIDKLPEWCEMSGFPHAEAFESDRWLHDGDTVQFGEQTLDVKHCPGHTPGHVVFFHAGVKVAIVGDVLFQGSIGRTDFPMGDHEALIRSIREKLWPLGDDVSFIPGHGPTSTFGQERQTNPFVADMRFG, from the coding sequence ATGAAGTGCGCTATTGTCCCTGTCACTGCCTATCAGCAGAACTGCTCAATTTTGGTCTGCGAGCAGACTAAAAAAGCAGCGGTAGTCGATCCCGGGGGCGATTTAGATAAAATCGAGCAAGCGCTTCAGCAGCTAGGTGTGAAGTTAGAGAAAATACTGCTGACCCATGGCCATATGGATCATTGCGCAATTGCTGACGACATACGGACAAAATATAACGTACCTATCGAAGGTCCGCATGAAGCCGACCGTTTCTGGATTGATAAACTACCAGAGTGGTGTGAGATGTCTGGATTTCCTCATGCTGAGGCTTTTGAGTCCGATCGCTGGCTGCACGATGGTGACACAGTACAATTTGGTGAACAAACGTTGGATGTTAAACACTGTCCGGGACATACACCTGGGCATGTGGTGTTTTTTCATGCCGGGGTTAAAGTGGCTATTGTTGGTGATGTCCTCTTTCAGGGGTCCATAGGACGCACCGATTTCCCGATGGGTGATCATGAAGCGTTAATCCGGTCTATTAGAGAGAAGCTTTGGCCGCTTGGCGATGATGTATCCTTTATTCCCGGTCATGGGCCGACCTCTACCTTTGGTCAGGAACGGCAGACCAACCCCTTTGTTGCGGATATGCGTTTTGGTTAA
- a CDS encoding SMP-30/gluconolactonase/LRE family protein: MKKILLSLVILVAGFSIWSYWSMDGFKSIEPHFAGSCRTVTGEGSAEDIDIDRQAGVMFISAKDRLGAASGAENNGTISVYDLGKAAKQFDMLPISSLDDFSPHGISLYQSPEGLRRLFVINHRHSGEESIELFDVAADHSLAHVKTIKHELLFSPNDLVAVGMEQFYVANDSGATTGFEKGMEMMGLMSLAKIVYFDGESAKPVLENFPTSGGINRSADGHTLYIGGTSSKTLEVYRRDMATGALTFMQSIPLAMGVDNIDVAADGSVWVAGHPKVIDLISHFTSNGDKPAPSQIYLLPVDTVAADGRLAEPVDLFTSLGDDLSASSVAAEFAGQFYVGGITPKKFLICQPGV; the protein is encoded by the coding sequence ATGAAAAAAATATTACTTTCTCTAGTGATTTTAGTCGCAGGTTTTTCTATCTGGTCGTATTGGTCGATGGATGGCTTTAAATCCATAGAGCCGCATTTTGCTGGTAGTTGCCGAACTGTCACTGGTGAGGGGAGCGCTGAAGATATAGATATTGATCGGCAGGCAGGTGTCATGTTTATCTCGGCCAAAGATCGATTGGGAGCCGCTAGTGGCGCTGAAAATAATGGCACAATTTCTGTTTATGATTTAGGCAAAGCAGCAAAGCAATTCGATATGCTGCCTATATCCTCATTGGATGATTTTAGTCCCCACGGTATTAGTTTGTATCAATCTCCGGAAGGTCTGCGCCGATTATTTGTGATTAACCATCGCCATTCGGGGGAGGAGTCAATTGAATTGTTCGATGTCGCGGCAGATCACTCTCTAGCGCATGTTAAAACCATCAAACATGAATTATTGTTTTCTCCCAATGATTTGGTCGCTGTCGGTATGGAACAGTTTTACGTCGCCAATGATTCCGGCGCAACGACAGGCTTTGAAAAAGGCATGGAGATGATGGGTCTTATGTCACTGGCTAAAATTGTGTATTTTGACGGTGAGTCTGCCAAGCCAGTATTGGAAAACTTCCCTACTTCCGGTGGAATTAATCGCAGTGCCGATGGACATACGCTTTATATTGGTGGTACTTCCAGTAAGACGCTAGAGGTTTATCGTCGCGATATGGCTACAGGTGCTTTAACGTTTATGCAGTCTATTCCTTTGGCAATGGGTGTTGATAATATTGATGTGGCTGCGGATGGTTCGGTGTGGGTTGCGGGTCATCCTAAAGTGATTGATCTCATTAGCCATTTTACCAGTAATGGGGATAAGCCGGCTCCGTCCCAAATTTATTTATTGCCTGTGGATACCGTTGCTGCTGATGGTCGTTTAGCTGAGCCAGTGGATTTATTTACCAGTCTGGGAGATGATTTGTCAGCTTCCAGTGTGGCGGCAGAATTTGCGGGGCAATTTTATGTCGGTGGAATTACCCCGAAAAAGTTTTTAATTTGCCAGCCTGGTGTCTAG
- a CDS encoding nuclear transport factor 2 family protein, translated as MPHYANDRICIRDIAYLYANAVDQRDYPLFESIVTEDAKIYGPEFCFNGTDEIIAGMSAVEQFKRTFHAVHNHIVTIEDDIAEGEIYCVATHIYDKDGIERKLDWGIRYQDKYRRTDAGWRLYERELILDWSQDLPTKGE; from the coding sequence ATGCCCCACTATGCCAATGATCGTATCTGTATCCGTGATATTGCCTACCTTTATGCTAATGCAGTCGACCAACGAGACTATCCATTATTTGAAAGCATCGTTACTGAAGATGCCAAAATATATGGCCCGGAATTTTGTTTTAACGGTACCGATGAAATTATTGCAGGAATGAGCGCGGTAGAACAATTCAAGCGTACCTTTCATGCCGTACACAATCACATTGTTACCATTGAGGATGATATTGCAGAGGGCGAGATTTATTGTGTAGCCACACACATCTACGATAAAGACGGTATCGAGAGAAAACTGGATTGGGGCATCCGCTATCAGGATAAATATCGACGAACCGATGCAGGCTGGCGCTTATATGAAAGGGAATTAATACTGGATTGGAGCCAGGACTTACCGACAAAAGGCGAATAA
- a CDS encoding DegQ family serine endoprotease, with the protein MRSMFGPAFGFLFLMMLVPNLSWSMLPALDSQGQPLPSLAPLVEEVAPSVVNISTYTTQTLQQNPLLRDPFFRRFFNVPPGQQVPHTRKTQSAGSGVITDAKNGTVVTNHHVINGADEIHVGLQDGRSYQAELIGSDPDVDIAVLKLKEFGELKALPMAKPDKLRVGDFVIAIGNPFGLGQSVTSGVVSALGRSGLGIEGYENFIQTDASINPGNSGGALVNLRGELVGINTAIIAPAGGNIGIGFAIPADMAKSSIDQIVEHGEVRRGQLGIIIQDLTRDLAEAFAIDKQQQGVLIAEVQLNSAADKAGLRAGDVVISVDGDVVENSAQLRNEIGQRRIGEKVSLTILREGRSKTVKATVAEAVSKQISSATIHPALEGASLQVSKQGGIEVTALAEGSRAASSGLRAGDVILSVNRYAVNSVDDLRELAARYKQRLVLRIKRGNAAFYLVLQ; encoded by the coding sequence ATGCGATCAATGTTTGGTCCTGCGTTTGGGTTTTTATTTCTGATGATGTTAGTACCCAATTTATCCTGGTCGATGTTACCGGCATTGGATAGTCAAGGGCAGCCGCTCCCCAGTCTGGCGCCATTGGTCGAAGAGGTGGCACCTTCTGTGGTTAATATTTCAACCTATACAACACAAACATTGCAGCAAAACCCGCTATTACGAGACCCTTTTTTCAGGCGCTTTTTTAATGTACCTCCAGGCCAGCAAGTACCGCATACCCGTAAAACACAGAGTGCGGGCTCTGGCGTTATTACTGATGCAAAAAATGGCACCGTAGTTACCAATCATCATGTGATTAATGGTGCTGATGAGATACATGTGGGCCTTCAGGATGGGCGTTCCTATCAAGCTGAATTGATTGGTTCGGATCCCGATGTAGATATTGCTGTGCTTAAGCTAAAAGAGTTTGGTGAATTAAAAGCATTGCCAATGGCTAAACCTGATAAGTTACGTGTTGGTGATTTTGTGATTGCGATTGGCAACCCTTTTGGCTTGGGGCAGAGTGTTACCTCGGGTGTAGTGAGTGCCTTGGGGCGCAGCGGATTGGGAATAGAGGGTTATGAAAATTTTATTCAAACAGATGCCTCAATTAATCCCGGTAACTCTGGCGGTGCGCTGGTAAATTTAAGAGGTGAGTTAGTGGGTATCAATACCGCTATTATAGCGCCTGCGGGAGGTAACATTGGTATTGGCTTTGCTATTCCTGCGGATATGGCTAAATCAAGTATTGATCAAATTGTCGAGCACGGAGAAGTTCGCCGAGGCCAGCTAGGTATTATTATCCAGGATTTGACTCGCGATTTAGCCGAGGCTTTTGCTATTGATAAACAGCAGCAGGGGGTTTTGATTGCCGAAGTTCAGTTGAACTCGGCTGCTGACAAGGCTGGCTTGAGAGCGGGTGATGTGGTGATTAGCGTGGATGGTGATGTAGTAGAGAATTCTGCCCAGTTGCGTAATGAAATTGGACAGCGTCGAATTGGTGAGAAGGTGTCCCTTACTATTTTACGTGAAGGCCGCAGCAAAACCGTTAAGGCTACAGTGGCGGAGGCGGTAAGTAAGCAGATATCTAGTGCCACAATACACCCGGCCCTTGAAGGTGCTAGCTTACAAGTTTCCAAGCAGGGAGGCATAGAGGTCACTGCATTGGCGGAGGGCTCCAGGGCTGCCAGCTCGGGCCTTCGTGCCGGTGATGTGATTCTTTCAGTAAATCGCTATGCAGTGAATTCGGTCGATGATTTACGTGAGTTGGCGGCACGATACAAACAGCGTCTCGTTTTAAGGATCAAGCGTGGCAATGCTGCTTTTTACTTGGTTTTGCAATAA
- a CDS encoding DUF4136 domain-containing protein gives MMNIFAKYLLLVLVTSLTACTGVVVNTDYDTSRNFGKLKHYAWLEPKQKLVVDPLVDNSLMNMRVQRAVERQLAAQGFVKAEGDTAVDFLITYHVSSKTKLSVDTFHAGYGYYPCWGCFGYNSFGGQHTTVREYQQGTFMLDVVDPANSGLIWRGIAGRRLSETRTPQERDVFVDEIVTAILAKFPPTGKTN, from the coding sequence ATGATGAACATTTTCGCAAAATACCTATTGCTAGTGCTGGTTACTAGCTTGACCGCTTGTACGGGCGTTGTGGTTAATACTGATTATGATACTTCGCGCAATTTCGGCAAGTTGAAGCACTATGCATGGCTTGAACCAAAGCAGAAATTGGTTGTAGATCCTTTGGTGGATAACAGCTTGATGAATATGCGCGTGCAACGCGCGGTTGAGCGGCAATTAGCGGCGCAAGGCTTCGTTAAGGCTGAAGGCGATACCGCGGTCGATTTTTTAATTACTTATCATGTCAGCAGTAAAACCAAGCTCAGTGTTGATACCTTTCATGCAGGCTACGGTTATTATCCTTGCTGGGGATGTTTTGGCTACAACAGTTTTGGTGGCCAGCACACAACCGTACGTGAGTATCAGCAGGGGACTTTTATGCTGGATGTCGTCGACCCGGCAAATAGTGGGTTAATTTGGCGTGGAATAGCGGGGCGGCGGTTAAGTGAGACTAGAACACCGCAGGAGCGTGATGTGTTTGTAGATGAAATTGTCACCGCAATATTGGCTAAATTTCCACCGACTGGGAAAACGAATTAA
- a CDS encoding alpha/beta hydrolase, whose protein sequence is MKIIKIGLVALIILVVGSYAWLEYNSTSNYAAPDQQALAAIVGDQQVTVKVNDWMVMTPANNTTHTGLIVYPGAYCDISGYAPVLRRIASAGYFSVTVAMPFGMAILSPDVAAEVINSYPDIKHWIIVGHSLGGAMAGRFAANNPQLLSGIILWDSHPPESSSLVDSPLPVTLIHRATPDALPPRKFAVVRDLFPVNSQWIPIPGGQHMYFGSFAGGGYEEEWAPAITRAEQQEIVVAAMLQQIGKMIR, encoded by the coding sequence ATGAAAATAATAAAAATTGGTCTCGTTGCTTTAATTATTCTTGTCGTTGGCAGTTACGCCTGGCTGGAATACAACTCCACTAGTAATTACGCCGCTCCAGACCAGCAAGCACTGGCGGCAATAGTGGGCGATCAGCAAGTCACAGTTAAGGTGAATGACTGGATGGTGATGACGCCCGCGAACAATACGACTCATACCGGTTTAATTGTTTACCCGGGTGCTTATTGCGATATTTCCGGCTACGCGCCAGTGCTAAGAAGAATTGCCTCTGCAGGTTACTTTAGTGTCACTGTGGCGATGCCGTTTGGTATGGCTATTCTGTCGCCCGATGTGGCTGCAGAGGTGATCAATTCCTATCCGGACATTAAACATTGGATTATTGTTGGCCATTCTTTGGGCGGAGCTATGGCAGGGCGTTTTGCTGCAAATAATCCACAGCTGTTATCGGGGATTATTCTCTGGGATTCTCATCCTCCGGAATCCAGCTCATTGGTTGATTCGCCACTGCCAGTCACGCTGATTCATCGAGCCACTCCTGATGCCTTGCCGCCGCGAAAGTTTGCAGTGGTCAGAGATCTATTCCCTGTTAATAGCCAGTGGATTCCGATACCAGGGGGGCAGCATATGTATTTTGGCTCTTTTGCTGGTGGGGGTTACGAGGAAGAGTGGGCGCCGGCTATCACTCGAGCAGAGCAACAGGAGATAGTAGTGGCTGCGATGTTACAGCAAATTGGCAAGATGATTCGCTAA
- a CDS encoding SDR family oxidoreductase: MFTDKTVIITGASAGVGASCARTFAGLGANLVLVARGAEALEKMTKELSPQVKVLALTIDVADQQACTDLVKQCLEYFGKIDILVNNAGLHHRGDFSTRSPRELSAMVDVNLRAPVQLTSECLPYLLQSGGAVIMVGSLAGRAPLQGASIYAATKAAVRSFAYSLDDELRGSGVHVGVVSVGPIDTGFIMNDIDQVEDIVFSQGMSSPQQVADAVVSIARGDAVEICLPRTSALLTSVGYFFPGLRRFSRGFLYWLGRKKKQKYRQG; this comes from the coding sequence ATGTTTACTGATAAAACAGTAATTATTACCGGCGCATCGGCCGGGGTAGGCGCTAGCTGTGCTAGGACTTTTGCGGGGCTCGGCGCAAATTTAGTGTTAGTTGCCAGAGGTGCCGAAGCGCTTGAAAAAATGACCAAGGAATTAAGTCCACAGGTCAAAGTATTGGCTCTAACAATCGATGTCGCCGATCAGCAGGCGTGTACGGACTTGGTTAAGCAGTGTCTCGAGTATTTTGGAAAGATAGATATTCTAGTCAATAACGCCGGTTTGCATCATCGCGGAGATTTTAGCACGCGCTCCCCTCGTGAGTTGAGCGCTATGGTTGATGTGAATTTGCGCGCGCCCGTTCAACTCACGTCAGAATGTCTTCCTTATTTACTGCAATCCGGTGGCGCTGTGATCATGGTGGGTTCATTAGCTGGTAGGGCGCCCCTGCAAGGCGCTTCAATATATGCAGCAACCAAGGCAGCCGTTAGATCGTTCGCTTATTCACTGGACGATGAGTTGCGTGGTAGCGGAGTGCATGTGGGAGTCGTGTCTGTTGGTCCAATTGATACAGGCTTTATTATGAATGATATTGATCAGGTAGAGGATATTGTGTTTTCGCAAGGGATGAGTAGTCCGCAGCAAGTCGCTGATGCGGTAGTTAGCATCGCTCGCGGTGACGCTGTGGAGATCTGTCTTCCACGCACTAGTGCCTTGCTTACCTCTGTAGGCTATTTTTTTCCTGGGCTAAGGCGTTTTAGTCGTGGGTTTTTATATTGGTTAGGCAGAAAGAAAAAACAGAAGTATCGCCAAGGTTGA
- the rne gene encoding ribonuclease E has translation MKRMLINATQPEEMRVALVDGQRLYDLDIENRTRIQKKDNIYKGVITRVEPSLEAAFVDFGAERHGFLPLKEISREYFYRKPSDVQGRFKIKDVVKEGTEIIVQVDKEERGNKGAALTTFISLAGRYLVLMPNNSRAGGISRSIEGEDRIELKEALSSMTIPNGMGTIVRTAALGRSGEELQWDLNYLSQLWEAIVNASNEKKAPFLLLQDSNVVIRAIRDYLRDDIDQVLIDNPDAYKDAMSFVTQIMPHYQSRVRLYEDPVPLFNRYQIESQIETAYQREVQLPSGGSIVIDPTEALVSIDINSARATKGGDIEETALQTNLEAADEIARQLRLRDMGGLIVIDFIDMNPAKNQRAVENRMRDALNIDRARVQVGRISRFGLLEMSRQRLRPSLDETSAKVCPRCTGQGTIRDTKSLSLSILRLVEEAANKERSAEVRALVPVNVASYLLNEKREPILDIEQRTSVRVVIVPIPELETPHFEVQRLRDDEISSQVALSYKIQVDQPDENSPQQRATAPMQQAAVQAVNQQAPAPAPAAPAPTEAVATATPVAKAPGFLSKIISLFATEKTEEPKEPKEPEVKTEQESRPNNRNRNRNQSRGNQQGRNRNRNRNNERRKDRDEDGGSNRNKNREQRKSEPKADPKPAQEETTSATDSNEDKPQRRPSNRKPRNSQRRRNRGPRTEATDNEVNTNNQQEAEDSNAATKAKPIEKIQDQQAVATEEATEGTAIANQEQQAAPETALQQEQPTEAVVTTAEEATDEKVASPASSDDEVSAITKEVIEQAVIEQPISETASVTETSEPPAVEVIQPAIAIPEAPAKTNTATVTKPQGRAANDPRLTPKVITEVAIVTQLLDTAPKEPAAPTLPDANKPKAERAQNDPRIKRQA, from the coding sequence ATGAAAAGAATGCTCATTAATGCAACTCAACCCGAAGAGATGCGCGTAGCCCTCGTTGATGGCCAGCGTCTTTACGATCTAGATATAGAAAACCGAACTCGTATACAAAAGAAAGACAATATTTATAAGGGCGTAATCACCCGCGTCGAGCCCAGTCTCGAAGCAGCCTTTGTTGATTTTGGCGCTGAACGCCATGGTTTTTTACCACTGAAAGAAATTTCCCGCGAATACTTTTACCGTAAACCTTCCGATGTCCAAGGTCGGTTTAAAATAAAAGATGTCGTTAAAGAAGGTACAGAAATAATTGTACAAGTGGATAAGGAAGAGCGCGGTAATAAAGGCGCTGCGCTCACCACCTTTATCAGCCTGGCAGGTCGTTACTTGGTGCTTATGCCCAACAACTCCCGGGCCGGCGGTATCTCACGCAGTATCGAAGGTGAAGACCGCATAGAACTAAAAGAAGCCTTAAGTAGCATGACAATACCCAATGGCATGGGAACCATCGTAAGAACAGCAGCCTTAGGCCGCAGTGGTGAAGAGTTACAGTGGGATTTGAACTACCTCAGCCAGCTATGGGAAGCCATAGTGAACGCCTCTAATGAGAAAAAAGCGCCATTTTTGCTACTTCAGGACAGCAATGTCGTTATCCGTGCTATTCGCGACTACTTACGGGATGATATTGATCAGGTATTAATCGATAACCCTGATGCCTACAAAGACGCCATGAGTTTTGTTACTCAAATTATGCCACATTACCAGAGCCGCGTGCGCCTTTATGAAGACCCAGTGCCGCTGTTTAATCGCTACCAAATTGAAAGCCAAATCGAAACCGCCTATCAGCGAGAAGTGCAGCTCCCCTCGGGCGGCTCTATTGTTATCGATCCTACTGAAGCACTGGTTTCAATTGACATTAACTCTGCTCGTGCCACCAAGGGCGGCGATATCGAAGAAACCGCACTGCAAACTAACCTCGAAGCTGCTGATGAGATTGCTCGTCAATTACGCCTGCGTGATATGGGCGGTTTAATCGTCATCGATTTCATTGATATGAACCCCGCGAAAAACCAGCGCGCAGTCGAAAACCGGATGCGCGATGCTCTCAACATTGATAGAGCACGGGTTCAAGTCGGCCGAATCTCACGCTTTGGACTACTGGAAATGTCCCGCCAACGTTTACGCCCATCATTGGATGAGACCAGCGCCAAAGTGTGCCCCCGCTGTACTGGGCAGGGTACTATCCGCGATACCAAATCGCTGTCTCTATCAATTCTTCGTTTGGTCGAAGAAGCAGCTAATAAAGAGCGCAGCGCAGAAGTTCGTGCCTTAGTACCTGTAAATGTAGCTTCATATCTACTAAACGAAAAACGCGAACCGATTCTGGATATTGAACAGCGCACCAGCGTTCGAGTCGTGATCGTACCAATTCCGGAATTGGAAACTCCGCACTTTGAAGTGCAACGTTTACGAGATGATGAAATCAGCAGCCAAGTTGCGCTGAGCTATAAGATCCAGGTCGACCAGCCTGATGAAAATAGCCCGCAACAAAGGGCAACAGCCCCGATGCAGCAAGCTGCAGTGCAGGCAGTCAATCAACAGGCACCAGCACCCGCTCCCGCGGCGCCTGCACCAACAGAAGCTGTAGCTACGGCAACACCGGTAGCAAAGGCCCCCGGCTTTTTATCTAAAATTATTAGCCTCTTTGCAACTGAAAAAACAGAAGAACCTAAAGAACCTAAAGAACCTGAAGTAAAAACCGAACAAGAGTCACGGCCCAACAATCGTAATCGCAACCGCAATCAAAGCCGTGGCAACCAACAAGGACGCAATCGTAATCGCAATCGCAACAATGAACGTCGCAAAGATCGTGATGAAGACGGCGGCTCAAACAGAAACAAAAACCGTGAACAGCGTAAATCGGAACCCAAAGCTGACCCTAAGCCGGCCCAGGAAGAAACGACTTCAGCAACGGATAGCAATGAGGATAAGCCACAACGCCGCCCCTCAAATCGCAAGCCACGTAACTCGCAGCGTCGCCGGAACAGAGGCCCACGCACTGAAGCTACCGACAATGAAGTGAATACGAATAATCAGCAAGAAGCTGAGGATAGCAACGCAGCCACTAAAGCAAAGCCAATTGAAAAGATTCAGGACCAACAGGCTGTTGCCACTGAGGAGGCAACTGAAGGCACTGCGATCGCCAACCAAGAGCAACAAGCAGCGCCGGAAACAGCGCTTCAACAGGAGCAACCTACTGAAGCTGTTGTTACCACAGCTGAGGAAGCTACCGATGAAAAAGTCGCGTCGCCTGCCAGCAGTGATGATGAGGTAAGTGCTATAACGAAAGAGGTCATTGAGCAAGCTGTAATCGAACAACCGATCAGTGAAACTGCCTCAGTTACTGAAACCTCCGAGCCGCCAGCTGTAGAGGTTATTCAACCTGCAATCGCCATCCCTGAGGCTCCGGCAAAAACAAATACTGCCACCGTAACCAAGCCCCAAGGCCGCGCGGCAAATGACCCTCGCTTAACACCTAAAGTCATTACGGAAGTGGCGATTGTCACGCAGCTATTGGATACCGCACCGAAAGAACCAGCAGCACCAACACTTCCGGATGCCAATAAACCAAAAGCCGAGCGCGCTCAAAACGATCCAAGGATCAAACGTCAAGCGTAA
- the rluC gene encoding 23S rRNA pseudouridine(955/2504/2580) synthase RluC → MTDLEVGSGSPQSQAEKSAVSFVEITDAHAGQRIDNFLITYLKGVPKSRVYRILRKGEVRVNKGRIKAEYRLCEGDLIRIPPIRVSEEKRPLGVSASLGKLIQASILFEDDRLLVVNKPSGLAVHGGSGISQGLIEVLRVMRPDARFLELVHRLDRDTSGCIMVAKKRSMLRFLHEQLRNGTIDKRYLALVAGRWPNRRKVVNAPLLKNTLQSGERMVHVSPEGKRSVTEFAVISRYQQATLVEAKPISGRTHQIRVHALHVGYPLLGDDKYGDQQACKLFKEKGLKRLFLHAASLKVPMPEEEKPLEVSAALSADLQSLLDSLVDESRC, encoded by the coding sequence ATGACTGACTTGGAAGTAGGGAGTGGCAGTCCACAAAGTCAGGCTGAAAAATCAGCAGTCAGTTTCGTTGAGATTACCGATGCTCATGCGGGCCAGCGAATTGATAACTTCCTTATTACCTATTTGAAAGGGGTTCCTAAATCAAGGGTTTACCGGATTCTACGCAAAGGTGAGGTGCGGGTTAATAAGGGGCGAATCAAAGCTGAATACCGGCTATGTGAAGGCGATTTGATTAGAATTCCACCGATTCGAGTCTCTGAAGAGAAGCGCCCATTGGGAGTATCGGCTAGCTTGGGCAAGTTAATTCAAGCCTCTATTCTGTTTGAAGATGACCGGTTGCTGGTAGTTAACAAGCCCTCTGGTCTCGCAGTGCATGGTGGCAGTGGGATCTCACAGGGTTTAATTGAAGTCCTGCGGGTGATGCGGCCGGATGCTCGCTTTCTGGAGCTGGTTCACCGCCTGGATCGTGACACCTCTGGCTGCATCATGGTGGCAAAAAAGCGCAGCATGCTGCGCTTCCTGCACGAGCAATTACGCAATGGCACAATTGATAAGCGCTATCTCGCCTTGGTTGCGGGTCGCTGGCCTAATCGGCGTAAGGTGGTCAATGCCCCGCTATTAAAGAATACCCTGCAATCCGGTGAAAGGATGGTGCATGTCTCGCCTGAAGGAAAACGCTCAGTAACGGAGTTTGCGGTTATTTCGCGCTACCAGCAGGCAACCTTGGTGGAAGCAAAGCCGATTTCCGGTCGCACCCACCAAATAAGAGTGCATGCGTTGCATGTTGGCTACCCCTTGCTAGGTGATGATAAATACGGCGATCAGCAAGCGTGCAAGTTATTTAAAGAAAAAGGCTTGAAACGGCTATTTCTGCATGCGGCGAGCCTAAAAGTGCCCATGCCTGAGGAAGAGAAGCCGCTTGAGGTGTCTGCTGCGTTGAGTGCTGATCTTCAGTCACTGTTAGATTCCTTGGTAGACGAATCACGATGCTGA
- a CDS encoding HAD-IA family hydrolase yields MLIIFDWDGTLIDSTAKIIGSMQLAIAELGLPPIADDAVKGIIGLGLPEAVATLYPGTDVARLDQLRSSYSQYFIAADRVPCHFYPDVERVLDHLRDKGHQLAVATGKSRNGLNRVLSNLQLTDYFDASRCADETASKPDPLMLHQLLAELNYDAGAAVMVGDTAFDLEMAANAGVASVGVSYGAHPVDRLLLHKPRRIIDRFEQLLECID; encoded by the coding sequence ATGCTGATTATTTTTGATTGGGATGGCACATTAATCGATTCCACCGCTAAGATTATTGGCAGCATGCAGCTGGCTATTGCCGAGTTAGGTTTGCCGCCCATAGCTGATGATGCAGTGAAAGGCATTATTGGTTTGGGCTTGCCCGAGGCTGTGGCTACCTTATACCCCGGCACTGATGTCGCCCGACTGGATCAGTTGCGCAGTAGTTATTCGCAGTATTTTATAGCGGCAGACCGGGTTCCGTGTCATTTTTATCCCGATGTTGAGAGGGTTCTTGATCACTTGCGGGATAAGGGGCATCAGTTAGCTGTCGCTACTGGCAAAAGCCGCAACGGCTTAAATCGAGTATTGAGTAATTTACAATTGACGGATTATTTCGACGCTAGCCGCTGTGCTGATGAGACGGCGTCTAAGCCTGACCCATTAATGTTGCACCAACTACTAGCAGAGCTGAATTATGACGCCGGTGCGGCAGTGATGGTAGGTGATACCGCTTTCGACCTTGAAATGGCGGCCAATGCCGGAGTGGCGAGTGTCGGGGTGAGTTACGGTGCACATCCGGTCGATCGACTGCTGCTACATAAGCCGCGACGAATTATTGATCGATTTGAGCAGTTACTCGAATGTATCGATTAG
- a CDS encoding nucleoside triphosphate pyrophosphatase produces the protein MLPIILASSSDYRRQLLTRLGLDFEYFSPDIDESAHIDESAQQLACRLAVEKTQAVATHYPNALIIGSDQVASANGSILNKPGNYQRAHQQLSACSGNAVHFYTGLALLNSQTNEIQSVVETFTVHFRTLTAANIGKYLSLEQPYDCAGSFKMEGLGIALFERLEGDDPNSLIGLPLIQLINLLKNQGLEVI, from the coding sequence ATGCTTCCCATTATCCTTGCCTCAAGCTCAGACTATCGGCGCCAACTACTGACTCGGCTGGGTTTAGATTTTGAGTATTTCAGCCCGGACATTGACGAATCTGCACATATAGATGAAAGCGCCCAGCAACTTGCCTGCAGGTTGGCCGTCGAAAAAACCCAAGCCGTCGCCACCCACTACCCCAATGCATTGATTATTGGCTCCGATCAAGTTGCGTCAGCAAATGGCTCCATCCTCAATAAGCCTGGTAACTATCAACGGGCCCATCAACAACTATCAGCCTGCAGCGGCAACGCTGTACATTTTTATACCGGTCTTGCACTACTCAATAGCCAAACCAATGAAATCCAGTCCGTTGTTGAAACATTCACCGTCCACTTTCGGACACTCACCGCTGCCAACATCGGAAAATACCTTAGCCTTGAACAGCCTTATGATTGTGCAGGTAGCTTTAAAATGGAGGGGTTGGGAATCGCGTTATTTGAGCGATTGGAAGGTGACGACCCAAATAGTTTGATTGGCCTGCCGCTAATTCAATTAATTAATCTGCTCAAAAACCAGGGGCTAGAGGTTATCTAA